A genomic stretch from Seriola aureovittata isolate HTS-2021-v1 ecotype China chromosome 13, ASM2101889v1, whole genome shotgun sequence includes:
- the zgc:109986 gene encoding uncharacterized protein zgc:109986: MDFSEAKSELKHLLRRVSPSELPKLLDWIRNSDELDDLLVDNRKVMLQSIADDLRASLPLDAMLPSETTAHHKMQQRSQPTVHVDSFLYDDEQVDSLCEEGTMSRTYCLSCGSYRTAPLDFLSHSFSVSELQFLFQNVLPDLSGRTLVDVGSRLGAVLYGGHVYSSASRLLGLELSEEFVQLQNNMLQKYRLSDRVQVLHADVCTQDVLLQNTDVLVMNNVFEFFMEPSEQVRAWRFIMQNFRKTGSLLVTVPSLQESLDALQEALRSGWVEELPVDYNVYLGRNTDPDALRQIHLYRVM, encoded by the exons ATGGATTTTTCTGAAGCTAAATCGGAACTGAAGCATCTGTTGAGGAGAGTGAGTCCGTCCGAGCTCCCGAAACTCCTGGACTGGATCAGAAACTCAG ACGAGCTGGATGACCTGCTGGTGGACAACAGGAAGGTGATGCTGCAGAGCATCGCAGACGACCTGAGAGCCAGTCTGCCTCTGGACGCCATGTTACCCTCTGAGACCACCGCCCACCACAAG ATGCAGCAGCGGTCGCAGCCGACGGTTCACGTGGACAGTTTCCTGTATGATGACGAGCAGGTGGACTCTCTGTGTGAGGAGGGAACCATGAGCCGGACCTACTGCCTCAGCTGTGGCTCCTACAGGACGGCACCTCTGG ACTTCCTCTCTCACTCGTTCTCAGTGTCCGAGCTTCAGTTTCTGTTCCAGAACGTTCTTCCAGACCTGAGCGGTCGCACGCTGGTGGACGTCGGATCCAGACTGGGAGCTGTGCTCTacggg GGTCACGTGTACAGCTCGGCCTCTCGCCTGCTCGGCCTGGAGCTCAGTGAGGAGTTCGTCCAGCTGCAGAACAACATGCTGCAGAAGTACAGACTGAGCGACAGAGTTCAG GTTCTCCATGCTGACGTCTGCACGCAGGACGTTCTGCTGCAGAACACCGATGTTCTGGTCATGAACAACGTCTTCGAGTTCTTCATGGAGCCCAGCGAGCAAGTCag agcgTGGAGGTTCATCATGCAGAACTTCAGAAAGACAGGATCTCTGTTGGTGACTGTTCCCAGTCTTCAGGAGAGTCTGGACGCTCTGCAG GAGGCGCTGCGGTCCGGCTGGGTGGAGGAACTTCCTGTGGATTACAACGTTTACTTGGGCAGAAACACAGACCCCGACGCCCTCAGACAGATCCACCTGTACAGGGTCATGTGA